Proteins co-encoded in one Sceloporus undulatus isolate JIND9_A2432 ecotype Alabama unplaced genomic scaffold, SceUnd_v1.1 scaffold_12623, whole genome shotgun sequence genomic window:
- the LOC121918466 gene encoding neuronal calcium sensor 1-like, protein IAPNFLFVISGAFKLYDLDNDGYITRNEMLDIVDAIYQMVGNTVELPEEENTPEKRVDRIFAMMDKNADGKLTLQEFQEGSKADPSIVQALSLYDGLV, encoded by the exons ATTGCACCTAACTTTCTCTTTGTGATTTCAGGGGCCTTTAAACTCTACGATCTAGACAATGATGGGTACATCACGAGGAATGAGATGCTGGACATTGTAGATGCTATTTATCAGATGGTG GGCAATACAGTGGAGCTTCCCGAAGAGGAAAACACACCAGAAAAGAGGGTGGACCGGATTTTTGCCATGATGGATAaa AATGCAGATGGCAAGTTAACGCTGCAAGAATTCCAGGAGGGTTCCAAGGCTGACCCTTCCATCGTCCAGGCGCTCTCCCTCTATGATGGACTTGTATAA